The following proteins come from a genomic window of Nothobranchius furzeri strain GRZ-AD chromosome 1, NfurGRZ-RIMD1, whole genome shotgun sequence:
- the wu:fc23c09 gene encoding podocan — MPKVKQEVRKGEKEDNKLKAAKQEDITNANQKEDHKLMPLSTSFDQSEILVSTQTTTQLQNPPSSPLLINRNVLPSPPGVSTGGPPHANIKLRKAQVQTRLHSEDGMAEPTNVFDDEAKEGEAISTLQAAEPKPAEGRFIIRDLATKEPNPPQKPTENIINTKKMVTLSKEPNAEQTPAEPRSVQQMENDTTNPMEQNKIFPQQPQVTKTSADPRLTTATAPSPGPRKTNKGSKNRTRKKQKKQTTDNKTQKPQKEKKNTPVYFPFFKDDYCPPECACYGRVVQCSDKGVQQVPYGIPYNSRYVLLMNNHISSIQLDLLREYESMEFLTLSNNQLTDGSIEGAFDGVPALKRLFLDGNLLQSVPTDLPGSLEELRLDGNHLRVMSETAWTCCPGLLVLSLSNNSFGNGSLPKDVLSPLCKLRTLNLNYNRLTSVPLGLPTSVKELYLKGNYIKEFCGGAFSETSELAVLDLGANRLTNKGLLRDALLNTTHLESLNLEGNKLKYVPRHLPSSLKALNLEGNLISAIKKSTFRTLKHLEHLGLARNKIFKVAPGAFRTLPMLHQLDLGHNALHQVPRQLPQSLHSVALTHNRIQSVPRDAFCWRGRSLSGLVQVQLEHNLINMGNLDAQAFRCLRGFQVVHFY; from the exons ATGCCAAAAGTAAAACAGGAAGTTAGAAAAGGAGAAAAAGAAGACAACAAACTAAAAGCAGCAAAGCAGGAGGACATAACAAATGCAAATCAAAAGGAAGATCACAAACTAATGCCTCTAAGCACATCGTTTGATCAGTCAGAGATCCTGGTGTCAACGCAAACTACCACCCAGCTACAAAATCCTCCCAGTTCTCCTCTTTTGATTAATCGGAATGTTCTCCCATCACCTCCTGGTGTCTCCACGGGAGGCCCTCCACATGCAAACATCAAGCTGAGGAAGGCTCAGGTGCAAACTCGCCTTCATTCAGAGGATGGGATGGCAGAGCCCACTAATGTATTTGATGATGAGGCGAAAGAAGGGGAAGCGATCTCTACTTTGCAGGCAGCAGAGCCGAAGCCAGCGGAGGGGAGGTTTATAATTAGAGATTTAGCAACGAAAGAGCCAAACCCTCCACAAAAACCAACTGAAAACATAATAAACACAAAGAAAATGGTCACTCTCTCAAAGGAGCCAAACGCAGAACAAACCCCAGCTGAACCCAGAAGCGTCCAACAGATGGAGAATGACACCACGAATCCGATGGAGCAGAACAAAATATTTCCTCAGCAACCACAAGTAACCAAAACGTCAGCTGACCCACGTCTCACCACTGCCACTGCACCTTCACCAGGGCCAAGAAAAACCAACAAGGGCAGCAAAAACAGGACGAGGAAGAAGCAAAAGAAACAGACGACggataataaaacacaaaaaccacagaaggagaagaaaaacacCCCGGTGTACTTCCCGTTCTTCAAGGATGACTACTGTCCACCAGAGTGTGCCTGTTACGGAAG AGTTGTCCAGTGCTCAGATAAAGGAGTCCAACAGGTTCCCTATGGAATTCCCTATAACTCCCGTTACGTCCTCCTGATGAATAACCACATCAGCAGCATCCAGCTGGATTTACTCCGTGAATATGAATCGATGGAATTCCTCACTCTGAGCAACAATCAGCTCACAGACGGGTCCATAGAAGGAGCTTTTGATGGAGTTCCAGCTCTGAAGCGTCTCTTCCTGGATGGAAACCTCCTCCAGAGCGTGCCGACTGACCTTCCAGGTTCTCTTGAGGAGCTTCGTCTGGACGGAAACCACCTGAGGGTGATGTCTGAGACGGCTTGGACTTGCTGTCCCGGCCTCTTGGTGTTGAGCCTCAGCAACAACAGCTTTGGTAATGGGTCTCTTCCCAAGGATGTCCTGTCTCCTCTGTGCAAGCTGCGCACTCTGAATCTGAATTACAACCGGCTAACCTCAGTGCCTCTGGGATTACCCACGTCTGTCAAGGAGCTATATCTAAAAGGGAACTACATTAAAGAGTTCTGTGGAGGAGCTTTCAGTGAGACTTCAGAGCTGGCGGTGCTCGATCTGGGTGCAAACAGGTTGACCAACAAAGGCCTGCTTAGAGATGCTCTCCTCAACACGACACACCTGGAGAGTCTCAACTTGGAAGGAAACAAACTAAAATACGTCCCACGACACCTTCCCTCTTCACTCAAAGCTCTGAACCTGGAGGGCAACCTCATATCAGCCATAAAAAAATCCACTTTCCGCACCTTAAAACACCTGGAACATCTGGGACTGGCACGAAATAAGATCTTCAAAGTTGCACCGGGTGCATTCAGGACATTACCCATGCTACATCAGTTGGACCTGGGCCACAATGCTCTGCACCAGGTGCCCAGACAGCTGCCTCAGAGCCTGCACTCAGTGGCACTCACCCACAACAGGATCCAGTCAGTGCCTCGCGATGCTTTTTGTTGGAGGGGGCGGAGTCTCAGCGGGCTGGTGCAGGTGCAGCTGGAACACAATTTAATCAATATGGGGAACCTAGATGCACAGGCTTTTAGATGCTTGAGAGGATTCCAGGTGGTGCACTTTTACTGA